A window of the Clupea harengus chromosome 8, Ch_v2.0.2, whole genome shotgun sequence genome harbors these coding sequences:
- the pigw gene encoding phosphatidylinositol-glycan biosynthesis class W protein has translation MDGVMTNKLMKEAFVSNLNGTTLGEVAFGSFVAPLCVLSRGLFLILYHLNKGTLPRSWKFHFLLDFTFLILPLVLLSSLLSGVLYRIIIGVALIDIGVLFQVYQKRKRSASLLDELRRFLQSKVETNLVPFITVFRVQVNVKTVLCILAVDFSVFPRRYAKTETYGTGVMDIGVGAYILANAIVCPEARSKEKKGSNFSHVVRQLWSVWPLVLLGMARLISVKMSGYQEHVTEYGVHWNFFFTLAIVRVVASVLLAIFPVNKSWLLAALICGIYQVVLETTGLKTFIIHSDDRTGSFLAANREGVFSVFGYVAIYMAGVQIGLYIMETRLLIKQWFKVIQNLLISSCVLYVILYFCQTHIEPVSRRMANLPYCLWVIAECLFFLTCLTVVDVVLLFAKSLTNCYVVPSSWNMHQDVELKKANLRAEMEGLCLIQSVNRNQLVFFMLANLMTGLTNVIVDTVSSNDLFSVFVLLMYMFINSTLIFILHRKGITLKFW, from the exons ATGGATGGG GTTATGACCAATAAGTTGATGAAGGAGGCCTTTGTCAGCAATCTGAATGGCACAACTTTGGGAGAAGTTGCTTTTGGATCCTTTGTAGCACCTCTGTGTGTACTGAGCAGAGGGTTGTTTCTGATCCTTTATCATCTCAACAAAGGGACTCTACCACGTTCCTGGAAGTTTCACTTTCTGTTAGACTTTACCTTCCTCATACTTCCCTTGGTCCTGTTATCCTCATTGTTGAGTGGTGTGCTTTATCGTATTATCATAGGCGTTGCCCTTATTGATATTGGTGTACTCTTCCAAGTATATCAGAAGAGGAAACGGTCAGCATCATTACTTGATGAATTGAGGAGGTTTCTACAGAGCAAAGTTGAGACTAATTTGGTACCATTTATAACTGTTTTTAGAGTGCAAGTTAATGTAAAAACAGTTTTATGCATTCTGGCAGTTGACTTCAGTGTGTTCCCCCGACGCTATGCAAAAACAGAAACCTATGGAACAGGCGTCATGGACATAGGTGTGGGAGCTTACATACTTGCAAATGCAATTGTCTGTCCTGAGGCCCGaagcaaagaaaagaaagggtcCAATTTCAGCCATGTTGTAAGACAACTGTGGTCTGTCTGGCCCTTGGTTTTGCTTGGGATGGCAAGGTTGATTAGTGTAAAAATGTCAGGATATCAAGAGCATGTGACAGAGTATGGAGTTCACTGGAACTTTTTCTTCACCTTAGCCATAGTAAGAGTCGTAGCATCTGTGCTATTGGCTATATTTCCTGTCAACAAATCATGGCTTTTAGCTGCTTTGATTTGTGGAATTTATCAGGTTGTCCTAGAGACAACTGGCCTGAAAACCTTCATTATTCATAGTGATGACAGGACTGGGAGTTTTCTTGCTGCTAACAGAGAAGGTGTCTTCTCTGTTTTTGGCTATGTCGCTATTTACATGGCTGGGGTGCAAATTGGACTGTACATAATGGAAACAAGACTACTGATAAAACAATGGTTTAAAGTTATTCAGAATCTACTAATTTCAAGTTGTGTATTATATGTGATCTTATACTTctgccaaacacacatagaacctGTTTCACGTCGGATGGCCAACCTGCCTTACTGTCTCTGGGTCATTGctgagtgtttgtttttcctgacTTGTTTAACTGTTGTCGACGTTGTTTTACTGTTTGCAAAATCACTGACAAATTGTTACGTTGTTCCATCCTCATGGAACATGCATCAAGATGTTGAATTGAAGAAAGCGAATCTTAGAGCAGAAATGGAAGGCTTGTGCCTTATTCAATCTGTGAACCGAAATCAACTTGTATTTTTCATGCTTGCAAATCTAATGACTGGActtacaaatgtaattgtagaTACTGTCAGTAGTAATGATTTGTTTTCCGTGTTTGTCTTGCTGATGTACATGTTTATTAATAGTACACTCATTTTCATATTACACCGCAAAGGAATTACATTGAAGTTTTGGTAG